A single Saccharolobus shibatae B12 DNA region contains:
- a CDS encoding ABC transporter permease, with amino-acid sequence MGISGKLYSFLYLRGFKIWISYRTQTILTVLGWVLPVFTYYFTGTALGNRLVSEVGVSNYTAFFTIGLAFQGYVSSVISTISQRLRNEQLYGTIEYYVISRTGTFGFLLYSALWGLTLNTINAIIILAIGFALNIHYNINVLSAIVIIILLILSTLGIGMIAGAVTMITKQGNPISFFFNTFTNLIGGTVFPVTVLPLFVRYISYGIPLTWALEGLREAFLNGTPITGVAQFIIILAIFDIVLLPLGIFSYNYAFKKAREKGTLAEY; translated from the coding sequence ATGGGGATAAGCGGAAAACTCTACTCTTTCTTATATTTGAGAGGATTTAAGATATGGATATCGTATAGAACCCAAACAATATTAACGGTATTAGGTTGGGTTCTCCCAGTTTTCACGTATTACTTCACTGGAACTGCATTAGGAAATAGACTAGTGAGTGAAGTAGGAGTAAGTAATTATACAGCATTTTTCACTATAGGTTTAGCTTTCCAAGGATATGTATCTTCCGTAATTTCAACCATAAGTCAAAGGTTACGTAATGAACAGCTTTATGGAACAATAGAGTATTATGTTATCTCAAGAACTGGAACGTTTGGATTTTTGTTGTATTCAGCACTTTGGGGTCTTACTCTAAATACAATTAATGCGATTATAATTTTGGCCATAGGATTTGCGTTAAATATACATTATAACATTAATGTACTCAGTGCAATAGTGATTATAATATTGTTAATATTATCAACCTTAGGTATAGGTATGATAGCTGGGGCCGTAACAATGATAACAAAACAAGGTAATCCCATTTCATTCTTCTTCAACACCTTTACAAATCTTATTGGGGGTACAGTATTTCCAGTCACAGTGCTTCCACTATTTGTTAGGTATATAAGTTACGGAATTCCTTTAACATGGGCATTAGAGGGATTAAGAGAGGCATTTTTAAATGGAACTCCTATAACTGGTGTTGCCCAATTTATTATAATATTAGCCATATTTGACATAGTTCTATTGCCATTAGGCATATTTTCATATAATTACGCATTCAAAAAAGCTAGAGAAAAAGGTACTCTAGCAGAATACTAA
- the sepP gene encoding undecaprenyl-diphosphatase SepP, whose translation MKWKYIASIYAIYIIISVVVKIVGEANFPGNIYFLYLINHSQLPAFNPIMLFFSKYGREYIWIPVTAILFIMSGKFRRSSLLLVGGFIIAIILGEVSKYVMAQPRPFLILHNVNLLVPEPTDYSYPSGHALIVAVGAMIVLLTLPYYISIPLLIEAVLTSYSRVYIGVHWPLDVLTGWILGIAIALTAINLEKFISTIYNRLVNSIVGNGRKTNLKRQK comes from the coding sequence ATGAAGTGGAAATACATTGCATCAATTTATGCAATATACATAATTATATCTGTGGTGGTTAAAATTGTAGGAGAAGCTAATTTTCCGGGGAATATATATTTCCTTTATTTGATCAACCATTCCCAACTTCCAGCATTTAATCCTATAATGTTATTCTTCAGTAAATACGGGAGAGAGTATATTTGGATACCAGTGACTGCTATCTTATTCATTATGAGTGGGAAGTTTAGACGAAGTTCACTCTTATTAGTTGGAGGATTTATAATAGCTATAATTTTGGGAGAGGTTTCAAAATATGTAATGGCTCAGCCAAGACCATTTCTAATTCTACATAACGTAAATTTACTAGTTCCAGAACCCACTGATTATTCTTATCCTTCAGGACATGCATTGATAGTGGCTGTAGGTGCAATGATAGTTCTCTTAACTTTACCATATTACATCTCAATACCGCTACTTATAGAAGCAGTGCTAACAAGCTATTCTAGAGTTTATATAGGAGTTCATTGGCCTTTAGATGTATTAACTGGATGGATATTAGGAATAGCAATAGCTTTAACTGCAATAAATCTAGAAAAGTTTATTTCAACAATTTATAATAGACTAGTTAACTCCATTGTCGGTAATGGAAGAAAAACAAATTTAAAACGGCAAAAGTAA
- a CDS encoding DUF1404 domain-containing protein, whose product MILSLIKNENTTFKPLILPIVLLAIAVNPYTESLEFHYPAIYMISHYLVYFSGIFVGYKYFKGDEISLALGLIPPILWHLPYFFALGAAFTTYRVILEITLLIGGILAGSSIKYVKFYLKVTLFALWMLGDSALAIIFIVSSPIYSNVAYNFSPYPPSSLPIAGVTMFIAMNVFLGYVIAKYIKGIVG is encoded by the coding sequence ATGATCTTAAGTTTAATCAAGAATGAAAATACCACATTTAAACCGCTAATCCTTCCTATAGTTCTTCTTGCAATTGCTGTTAACCCATACACAGAAAGTCTAGAATTTCACTATCCTGCAATTTATATGATTTCTCACTATCTAGTTTACTTCTCTGGAATATTTGTCGGTTATAAGTACTTTAAGGGAGACGAAATTTCTTTAGCGCTTGGATTGATACCACCTATCTTGTGGCACTTACCATATTTTTTCGCATTAGGTGCAGCTTTCACAACGTACAGAGTAATTCTCGAAATAACACTTCTTATTGGCGGAATTCTTGCGGGTTCCTCAATTAAATACGTAAAGTTTTACCTAAAAGTTACATTATTCGCACTCTGGATGTTGGGAGATAGTGCACTGGCAATAATATTCATTGTATCGAGTCCGATATATTCAAACGTTGCTTACAATTTCTCTCCATATCCTCCCTCATCCCTTCCAATTGCTGGTGTAACGATGTTCATTGCAATGAATGTGTTCCTAGGATACGTTATAGCTAAATACATAAAAGGAATAGTAGGGTGA
- the soxB gene encoding proton pump complex quinol oxidase subunit SoxB, which yields MSIIKQIKDTIMPKNTLNVVWLYTIGSIFWLGVLGIAAMNLRTYLTFNNNSPNVGELYYSALTIHGWAGMFGFVPLAAVAVIAFAMYKSNLSILHTKLMSIFFWLSNIFLAIGFAGSPDMGWYMYPPLAIESDSNFHAFLFYTSPALMGMAYLSLTLAFILQTAMFITLIADAYATKPRNERLNIFGAYGVAFAIVIAITLPALAASTLWYTLYFFAGVPVNPLLWALLFWFYGHPVVYYVPFPLFGALYYYVPKYAGRALFSEKWARWNIYLLSIGSMLIWVHHLQTWPLPIDLRIWVNLSTLILASGSGLTVLNLGLTILLSQKYNWKDPVGMGALIALVGFILAGVQALVLPENSINPLFHNTYYVVGHFHLMIWTLIVMGFTTVFLDMLRSTFGGFNFSEQASKWMRIGMIWWTAPFMSVGYTMSVIGYLGMLRRMIAYPAMFQPYNLLESLLAEIGIPGLLVTIFVGIFDALAYASKQNVFSASTPSTPSNLPVMAEDGVSKNG from the coding sequence ATGAGTATTATAAAACAAATAAAAGATACTATAATGCCTAAAAACACGTTAAACGTAGTTTGGCTTTACACAATAGGTTCCATATTCTGGCTAGGAGTTTTAGGAATTGCAGCCATGAATCTAAGGACTTATTTAACGTTTAATAATAATTCCCCCAACGTGGGAGAACTATACTATAGTGCATTAACTATTCACGGCTGGGCCGGTATGTTTGGATTTGTACCTTTAGCTGCGGTAGCTGTAATCGCGTTTGCAATGTATAAGAGTAACTTATCAATTTTACATACTAAATTAATGTCTATTTTCTTCTGGTTGTCTAACATATTCTTAGCAATTGGGTTTGCTGGATCTCCTGATATGGGTTGGTACATGTATCCTCCACTAGCAATAGAATCAGATAGTAACTTCCATGCCTTTTTGTTTTACACTTCGCCAGCCCTGATGGGTATGGCTTACTTATCCCTAACTTTAGCCTTCATATTACAGACAGCGATGTTCATAACACTGATTGCAGATGCCTACGCTACAAAACCAAGAAATGAAAGATTGAACATCTTTGGAGCTTATGGAGTAGCTTTTGCAATAGTTATTGCAATAACTCTTCCCGCATTAGCAGCATCTACATTATGGTATACGTTATATTTCTTTGCAGGAGTTCCAGTTAACCCATTGTTATGGGCATTACTATTTTGGTTCTATGGGCATCCAGTAGTATATTACGTTCCATTCCCGTTGTTTGGCGCTTTGTACTACTATGTACCAAAATACGCTGGGAGGGCACTCTTCAGTGAGAAGTGGGCTAGATGGAATATATACTTACTATCAATAGGCTCAATGCTTATATGGGTTCACCATCTGCAAACTTGGCCATTACCTATAGATCTGAGAATATGGGTAAACTTATCCACACTGATCTTAGCCTCAGGGTCTGGCCTTACCGTGCTTAACTTAGGGTTAACAATACTTCTTTCTCAAAAATATAACTGGAAAGACCCAGTGGGAATGGGAGCACTGATTGCATTAGTAGGATTCATATTAGCTGGTGTTCAAGCGTTAGTTTTGCCAGAGAATTCAATAAACCCACTATTCCACAATACCTATTACGTAGTAGGGCATTTCCACCTAATGATATGGACGTTAATAGTAATGGGCTTCACTACCGTATTTTTAGATATGTTAAGAAGCACATTTGGTGGATTCAACTTCAGTGAGCAAGCCTCTAAATGGATGAGAATTGGAATGATATGGTGGACAGCACCATTTATGAGTGTAGGTTATACCATGTCAGTTATTGGCTATCTAGGAATGTTAAGGAGAATGATAGCTTATCCAGCAATGTTCCAACCATATAACTTGTTAGAATCATTATTAGCTGAAATAGGAATTCCAGGGTTATTAGTAACGATATTTGTAGGTATTTTCGATGCGTTAGCTTATGCTTCTAAGCAAAATGTTTTTTCCGCTTCTACCCCCTCAACTCCCTCTAATTTACCCGTAATGGCGGAAGATGGGGTGAGCAAAAATGGGTGA
- a CDS encoding YHS domain-containing protein, whose protein sequence is MIIDPVCGMEVDEKSQYKTMYKGKVYYFCSSYCLKEFQKNPEEYLRGGPKGMPHGH, encoded by the coding sequence ATGATAATCGATCCTGTTTGTGGAATGGAAGTAGATGAAAAAAGCCAATATAAGACAATGTATAAAGGAAAAGTCTACTATTTTTGCTCATCATATTGCCTTAAGGAGTTTCAGAAGAACCCAGAAGAATATCTAAGGGGTGGACCTAAGGGAATGCCTCATGGTCACTGA
- a CDS encoding TRASH domain-containing protein — MEKLTDLEFRALEILREDSRISVTELAKRLNISRSTATRLLRNLSKKGVKFTIKFQNEPLIAFTISESCQSDECYKLLDGRFINIIRANTLEDLENKLKNVQGKDLVFIGKSNFVVKCDYCGKEIYDNPLTYKIGRRTYYACCNSCLTGLKEKFARNNDLHLH, encoded by the coding sequence GTGGAAAAGCTAACAGATTTAGAATTTAGAGCATTGGAAATTTTAAGAGAAGATTCTAGGATAAGTGTTACGGAGCTTGCAAAAAGGCTTAATATTAGTAGGAGTACTGCCACAAGGCTTCTAAGAAATCTTAGTAAAAAGGGTGTAAAATTTACTATTAAATTTCAGAATGAACCACTTATCGCTTTTACAATTTCAGAGTCTTGCCAAAGTGACGAGTGTTATAAGCTGTTGGACGGTAGATTTATCAACATAATAAGAGCTAATACATTAGAAGATTTAGAAAATAAGCTAAAAAATGTTCAGGGAAAAGATCTAGTATTCATAGGTAAGAGTAACTTTGTAGTTAAATGTGATTACTGCGGTAAGGAAATATACGATAACCCCTTAACATATAAAATTGGAAGAAGAACGTATTACGCTTGTTGCAACTCTTGTTTGACTGGGTTAAAGGAAAAGTTTGCACGTAATAATGATTTGCATTTACATTAG
- a CDS encoding Rieske 2Fe-2S domain-containing protein codes for MAKGIPIIKRDDLIFAIKLLRKMRDPKTRFDEKEFIKSGRDYLYNYAEKNVGPLDPSKRAFLKGILIGIGAAAVLSAIPVISYLNQPEISLKQFPWVIIVDSSGNPIKASQIPVNNPEILLFEYPMQGDITFLLNLGDENDNPIKVPPTTVVIPENGKTYTFPGGVGPNNSIVAYSAICQHLGCTPPEIHFYPPKYMKVGLPTPNFLPEVALQSAQQANAPGVIHCDCHGSTYDPYHGASVLTGPTVRPLPYVQLYWDSNTDYLYAIGMNLNAPTILGRTNDLSGYAYLSSYDQATGCQKMLLQSGQTPSNCYTELQNAGNTYQ; via the coding sequence ATGGCTAAGGGAATACCTATTATTAAGCGTGATGATCTTATATTTGCTATTAAGCTTCTTAGGAAGATGAGAGATCCAAAAACTAGGTTTGATGAGAAAGAGTTTATAAAAAGTGGGAGAGATTATTTATATAATTACGCTGAGAAAAATGTAGGTCCTCTTGATCCCAGCAAGAGAGCATTCCTAAAAGGTATTCTCATAGGTATAGGGGCTGCAGCAGTACTAAGTGCAATTCCGGTCATTTCGTATCTAAATCAACCTGAAATAAGTTTGAAACAATTTCCATGGGTAATTATAGTCGACTCCAGTGGGAATCCAATTAAAGCGTCTCAAATTCCCGTAAATAATCCAGAGATCTTATTATTTGAATACCCAATGCAAGGTGATATAACTTTCCTCTTGAATTTAGGCGATGAGAACGATAATCCTATAAAAGTTCCTCCAACTACGGTTGTAATTCCGGAAAACGGTAAGACTTATACTTTTCCGGGTGGGGTTGGTCCTAATAATTCAATAGTAGCTTATTCAGCCATATGCCAACATTTAGGGTGCACTCCACCTGAAATCCACTTTTATCCACCTAAATATATGAAGGTAGGTTTACCTACCCCAAACTTCCTACCCGAAGTTGCTTTACAGTCTGCTCAACAAGCAAATGCACCCGGAGTTATACATTGTGATTGTCACGGATCTACTTATGATCCTTACCACGGAGCTTCTGTACTAACTGGACCCACAGTTAGACCATTACCTTACGTGCAATTATATTGGGATTCTAATACTGATTACCTTTACGCAATTGGCATGAACTTAAATGCTCCTACAATATTAGGACGCACTAATGATCTTTCTGGATATGCATATCTATCTTCATATGACCAGGCAACTGGATGCCAAAAAATGCTATTACAATCTGGTCAAACTCCAAGTAATTGCTATACAGAGCTTCAGAATGCTGGAAACACCTATCAGTAG
- the soxC gene encoding proton pump complex cytochrome B SoxC: MGEEKKGIIDTIIDRVGVTEAPLFKTPDYMYNLSYWLGAMVAAAFIYTVITGLFLLMYYQPAFAYQSTQSIISSVPYGPVLLFSHLYGAYIMIILAYIHMFRNFYKGAYKKPRELQWITGVILLLLTLGASFFGYSLVSDVLGVNAIDIGDQLLVGTGIPGATAIVGWLFGPGGSAALSSDPLVRSELFDRLLGWHILLVFLLGVLFLFHFMLAERYGMTPSAKDKPKVPAYYTKEEQQRFNEWWPRNFVYMLSVVLLTWGIILFVPNLLANINGLPIVINPYPAPQAGSPESTSVQPYPPWFFLFLYKFVDFLLPNGMPITPILVLAVLIIGLLVLIFLPFLDPSDDLRVTRRKFWTWIVSTLAVYLIELSVWGYLEPGVPVPFSQEIEYLGLPLIIIGILVYLWPVKQNNTPITRAETKVIKMNITPMEILLASVSALSLAGTFVNFLEFPTIVNGIILIPVGLFTLYMLRRVAAFIVGKKPVAAVGSSVAASWSKKAAFYGIVIIFIVSLFLLGLMWTLPSIGPQSTYAGMDLGVILMLWGIAVQLYHYEIYVK, from the coding sequence ATGGGTGAGGAAAAGAAGGGAATTATAGATACTATAATTGATAGAGTAGGTGTAACTGAAGCACCATTGTTTAAGACACCAGATTACATGTATAATCTATCTTATTGGCTAGGTGCAATGGTAGCTGCTGCTTTCATTTATACCGTTATTACTGGACTATTCCTCTTAATGTATTACCAACCAGCCTTTGCATATCAATCTACACAAAGTATAATTTCTAGTGTACCATATGGCCCGGTATTGTTATTTAGCCATTTATATGGTGCATACATAATGATAATATTAGCATATATACACATGTTTAGAAACTTCTACAAGGGAGCATACAAAAAGCCGAGAGAATTGCAGTGGATAACCGGAGTGATTCTCCTTTTACTAACATTAGGGGCATCGTTCTTTGGATACAGCTTAGTCAGTGATGTCCTTGGAGTAAACGCGATAGATATTGGAGATCAACTATTGGTTGGTACTGGTATTCCAGGTGCAACAGCTATAGTAGGCTGGCTGTTTGGTCCAGGAGGAAGTGCAGCATTATCTTCGGATCCCTTAGTGAGATCAGAATTGTTTGATAGATTATTAGGGTGGCATATATTGCTAGTATTTCTGCTGGGAGTTTTATTCCTATTTCACTTCATGCTAGCAGAGAGGTATGGAATGACGCCTTCAGCTAAAGATAAACCTAAAGTACCGGCATATTACACTAAGGAAGAACAGCAAAGATTTAATGAGTGGTGGCCTAGGAACTTTGTTTATATGCTATCAGTTGTATTACTAACATGGGGAATAATATTATTTGTTCCCAACTTATTAGCAAATATAAATGGGTTACCAATAGTGATTAATCCCTATCCAGCCCCGCAAGCAGGTTCGCCAGAGTCTACGAGTGTGCAACCCTATCCACCATGGTTCTTCTTATTCCTATACAAATTTGTAGATTTCCTATTACCTAACGGAATGCCAATTACTCCAATATTAGTTTTGGCGGTGCTTATTATAGGTCTTTTAGTACTAATCTTCCTTCCATTCTTAGATCCCAGTGACGACTTACGTGTTACTAGGAGAAAGTTCTGGACATGGATAGTTAGTACTTTAGCTGTATATCTGATAGAGTTATCTGTGTGGGGATACTTGGAACCAGGTGTGCCAGTTCCGTTCTCACAAGAGATAGAATACTTAGGGTTACCGTTAATTATTATAGGAATACTTGTCTACTTATGGCCAGTAAAGCAAAATAATACTCCAATTACCAGAGCTGAAACAAAGGTAATTAAAATGAACATAACTCCAATGGAAATACTCTTAGCTTCCGTATCCGCATTATCCTTGGCAGGGACATTTGTAAACTTCCTAGAATTCCCAACAATTGTAAACGGAATTATTCTAATACCAGTGGGATTATTTACATTGTATATGCTAAGAAGAGTTGCCGCATTTATAGTCGGAAAAAAACCAGTAGCAGCTGTAGGAAGCAGTGTAGCAGCCAGTTGGAGCAAGAAAGCCGCGTTTTATGGAATAGTAATAATTTTCATCGTATCCTTATTCCTATTAGGTCTAATGTGGACCTTACCGAGTATAGGGCCACAATCAACTTATGCTGGAATGGATTTAGGCGTAATTCTAATGCTATGGGGAATAGCAGTGCAACTTTATCATTATGAAATCTATGTAAAATAG
- a CDS encoding ABC transporter ATP-binding protein yields MIKTIDISKTFKIKDKVIKAVDDVSFEIERNTTGALVGPNGAGKTTVIKMLSTLIIPSSGDAIVNGYSITREEKKVRESIGLVTVSERLFYYRLTALENLVFFASLQNLSLSDARRRAREVLEIVGLSEWENIPYMKFSTGMQRKLALARALITDPPVLLLDEPTLGLDPLSARMFRDLVRRIGRDKTILLTSHYMKDIEELAEKIILLKKGKVIAEGNKENLKNYLGKVIEVEVNEYPLALGKYVVETSTNYYILRIPEKELDELKDYRVIKEEEPSLEDVYIFLIGDVEDSARLEAVRRGGWGGRWG; encoded by the coding sequence ATGATTAAAACAATTGACATTTCAAAGACTTTTAAAATAAAGGATAAGGTGATAAAAGCTGTAGATGATGTTTCCTTTGAGATAGAAAGAAATACGACTGGGGCTTTAGTGGGACCGAATGGGGCAGGAAAAACAACCGTGATTAAAATGCTTTCGACTCTCATAATACCTAGTTCTGGAGATGCAATAGTTAATGGTTATAGTATAACTAGGGAGGAAAAGAAAGTTAGAGAATCAATAGGTTTAGTTACAGTGAGTGAAAGGTTATTCTATTATAGATTGACTGCCTTAGAAAACTTAGTATTCTTCGCTAGTTTGCAAAACTTATCCCTATCCGATGCTAGGAGAAGAGCAAGGGAGGTATTGGAAATTGTAGGATTATCCGAATGGGAAAACATACCATACATGAAGTTTAGTACTGGGATGCAGAGAAAATTGGCATTAGCTAGAGCACTAATAACGGATCCGCCAGTGCTACTATTGGATGAACCTACCTTAGGTTTAGATCCACTCTCAGCTAGAATGTTTAGGGATTTAGTTAGAAGAATTGGTAGAGATAAGACTATTCTCCTTACCTCACATTACATGAAGGATATTGAGGAGTTAGCAGAGAAGATAATACTATTAAAGAAAGGCAAAGTAATAGCTGAAGGAAACAAAGAGAATTTAAAGAATTACTTAGGCAAAGTAATAGAAGTAGAAGTAAATGAGTATCCATTAGCATTAGGTAAATACGTGGTGGAAACTTCAACAAATTACTACATTTTGAGGATACCAGAGAAGGAACTTGATGAATTAAAGGATTATAGGGTAATTAAGGAGGAAGAGCCATCATTAGAAGATGTGTATATATTTTTAATAGGAGATGTTGAGGATTCGGCAAGGTTAGAAGCGGTAAGGAGAGGAGGATGGGGAGGAAGATGGGGATAA
- a CDS encoding heavy metal translocating P-type ATPase translates to MVTEKKEELRITDKEEQLKIIGMHCATCVMSVSKSLKSVSGVKDAEVNLATGSAKVILSGNVRLKELVKAVRKAGYDVATEKFTVKLNVNPEEMPKIERKFENVKGVVDVKSNPGLGIVSVEYNLESTTPEEILKEAGVKGEIINEQRSERSVLYEDFYDLLKRLVIGITFTPLTYLFPFFLGILLSIPVQFYSGLRFHKGAYRALKNRTTNMDVLVSLASNILWFSGIFLHSTFYADASLLITFILVGKTLEAYIKAKMSSEIRIEPYKATLKDGRVVNSNELKVGDIIIVRTGERIPADGIIESGEGEVNEAILTGEQKPVLKRKGDNVLAGGILVNGYLEIYVTRNWDRSYIIQVIESVRGAYNARVSIQNLVDKVSSVFVPIVITLSALTFLVWKFVLGYNLYSSLLFSVAVLAAACPCALGLASPMAMLVSVRRALKRGIIIRDGSILEEIRNVNVAVLDKTGTVTEGEYVIITKKEFINGAFDLATIAESRSIHPIAKAFHKIMNDGKVEQFEEFPGRGIYARVNGNDVIVGSKDFVKSNCDWNVEDEGDILICVNGRAGGIVNIRDKLRDDAKRVINYMRERGIRVIIATGDSSNYADEIGKELGVEVRKGLTPDDKAELVKELRENDNKVMFIGDGINDAIAMREADVGIAVSSGTDLAKSAGKVVINSLDDVIGLFEQAKLGVRKIKENLAWAFGYNTVIIPIAAGSFYPTIYLPPEYAALAMGFSSVIVSLWSLVPI, encoded by the coding sequence ATGGTCACTGAGAAGAAAGAGGAGTTGAGAATTACAGATAAGGAGGAACAGCTAAAGATAATTGGAATGCATTGCGCCACATGCGTAATGAGTGTATCTAAGTCTTTGAAGTCAGTTAGTGGTGTTAAAGATGCGGAAGTAAATCTAGCAACTGGTAGTGCAAAAGTAATCCTAAGTGGTAACGTTAGATTAAAGGAATTAGTAAAAGCTGTGAGAAAGGCTGGTTATGATGTTGCCACAGAAAAGTTCACTGTAAAACTGAATGTCAACCCAGAGGAAATGCCTAAAATAGAGAGGAAGTTCGAAAACGTTAAGGGAGTAGTCGATGTAAAATCCAATCCTGGTCTAGGAATAGTAAGCGTGGAGTATAACCTTGAATCCACTACTCCGGAGGAAATATTGAAGGAAGCTGGAGTAAAAGGAGAAATAATAAATGAACAACGTAGTGAAAGAAGCGTACTCTATGAAGACTTCTATGACTTATTAAAGAGATTGGTAATAGGCATAACATTTACACCTTTAACTTATCTATTTCCATTCTTTTTAGGTATCTTATTATCGATACCGGTACAATTTTACTCAGGATTGAGATTTCATAAAGGTGCTTATAGAGCCTTAAAGAATAGAACTACTAATATGGATGTGCTTGTCTCCTTAGCGTCAAACATATTGTGGTTCTCTGGTATTTTCCTTCATAGTACATTTTACGCTGATGCTTCATTATTGATAACCTTCATACTCGTTGGTAAAACGTTAGAAGCTTATATTAAAGCAAAGATGAGTTCCGAAATACGTATAGAGCCTTACAAGGCTACTCTGAAAGACGGAAGAGTAGTTAACTCCAATGAACTAAAGGTAGGTGATATAATAATTGTTAGGACTGGGGAGAGAATACCAGCTGATGGAATTATTGAGAGTGGGGAGGGAGAAGTAAACGAGGCAATACTTACTGGAGAACAGAAACCAGTATTAAAGAGAAAAGGAGATAACGTCTTAGCTGGTGGTATCTTAGTAAATGGATACCTAGAAATATACGTAACTAGAAACTGGGATAGGAGCTATATTATACAAGTGATAGAGAGTGTAAGAGGAGCCTATAATGCTAGAGTTTCTATCCAAAATCTGGTGGACAAAGTTTCCTCCGTATTCGTACCCATAGTTATTACTCTTTCAGCACTTACGTTTCTTGTTTGGAAATTTGTACTGGGCTATAACTTGTATTCCTCTCTACTTTTCAGTGTAGCTGTATTAGCTGCAGCGTGCCCTTGCGCATTAGGCTTAGCGTCACCTATGGCGATGTTAGTTAGTGTTCGTAGAGCACTAAAAAGAGGTATTATAATTAGGGATGGTAGTATTTTAGAGGAAATAAGGAATGTTAACGTTGCGGTCTTAGACAAAACTGGTACTGTAACTGAAGGTGAGTATGTGATTATTACTAAGAAGGAGTTCATTAACGGAGCGTTTGATTTGGCCACAATCGCAGAAAGTAGAAGTATACATCCTATTGCTAAAGCTTTTCATAAAATTATGAATGATGGTAAGGTTGAACAATTTGAGGAATTCCCAGGAAGAGGAATATATGCAAGGGTAAACGGAAATGATGTAATTGTAGGAAGCAAGGATTTCGTGAAAAGCAATTGTGATTGGAATGTTGAAGACGAAGGAGATATTTTAATTTGTGTTAATGGGAGAGCTGGAGGGATAGTTAACATAAGGGACAAGCTTAGGGATGACGCTAAAAGAGTGATAAATTATATGAGAGAAAGGGGAATTAGGGTGATAATAGCCACTGGAGATAGTAGTAATTACGCTGATGAAATAGGGAAGGAGTTAGGTGTTGAAGTTCGCAAGGGATTAACTCCAGATGACAAAGCGGAGTTGGTGAAGGAATTGAGGGAAAATGATAATAAAGTGATGTTTATAGGTGATGGGATAAATGATGCAATTGCTATGAGAGAGGCTGACGTAGGTATAGCTGTCTCTAGTGGTACTGATTTGGCTAAGAGTGCTGGTAAAGTCGTGATTAACTCCTTAGATGACGTAATAGGACTATTTGAACAAGCGAAATTGGGAGTTAGGAAAATTAAGGAGAATTTGGCGTGGGCATTTGGCTATAATACAGTAATAATACCTATTGCAGCAGGATCGTTTTACCCAACCATATATTTACCGCCAGAATACGCGGCACTCGCAATGGGATTTAGTAGCGTGATAGTGAGTTTATGGTCTCTAGTACCAATTTAA
- the soxA gene encoding proton pump complex quinol oxidase subunit SoxA, which produces MDIKEHAEEVWFIIMLILVATFFSWNVYYILTGKSFSLRYGLPEFSGLPPQAQVAVNYFETHPPPPGEYSEVINGTLVVNITAVQYKWVPNIIVANVSEPVVLIVNSPQVDTGFYLRLPNGLININNVPGITSYVYFITPNQPGNYTWYNAEYDGYASSYMTGTLEVV; this is translated from the coding sequence ATGGATATTAAGGAGCATGCCGAAGAGGTGTGGTTTATAATTATGTTGATTTTGGTTGCAACATTCTTCAGTTGGAACGTTTACTATATTCTAACTGGAAAGAGCTTTAGTTTACGATACGGTTTACCAGAATTCTCTGGCTTACCTCCACAAGCTCAAGTGGCAGTGAATTATTTTGAAACTCACCCTCCGCCACCTGGGGAGTATTCTGAGGTCATAAATGGCACTCTAGTAGTTAATATTACTGCAGTGCAATACAAGTGGGTTCCCAACATTATAGTAGCTAACGTGAGTGAACCAGTAGTACTGATAGTAAACTCTCCACAAGTGGATACTGGATTCTACTTAAGGCTTCCAAATGGGCTAATTAATATAAATAATGTTCCAGGAATTACAAGCTATGTTTATTTTATAACTCCTAATCAGCCGGGAAATTACACGTGGTATAATGCAGAATATGATGGTTATGCTTCCTCATATATGACTGGAACTCTAGAGGTGGTATAA